The genomic segment TCCTAAATCCTTGGTTTGGGTTAGTGATAACAGTAATGGTAAATACAATCCTAAAACTGGTATTTGGACAATTGCTCAATTAAATTCTGGTGCATCAATTCGTTTAAACATTGTTGCTATGGTAAATGAAACTGATATTACACAAAATAATGTTTCTGTTAGTGCTCGTGAGTTTGATTATGATTTGAGTAATAATAATGATTCTGAAATAATTGATGTTTCTCCGGCTTCTGATTTGGCTAAATAATGGTCCTGATGTTGCAACTGGTGTTGTGGTGACTGATGTCTTGCCTGATGGTTTTGTTTATGTTGATTCTGTTTTGGAGAAAGGTAGTTATTCCGATGGAGTTATTAACATTGGTAGGCTTGCTGTTGGTGAGAGGGTTATTTTGGAAATAATTTGTAAAGTTGAAAATACTGGTCGTTTTGTCAATATTGCTAATGTTACTGGAAATGAATTTGATTATGATTTGTCCAATAATCGTGCTAATGCGTCTGTATTGATTAATCCTGCTTGTGATATGGAGGTTGTAAAAACGGTAAATGAAAGTAATCCGAACTATAGGGATAATGTGGCTTGGAGTATTGTTGTTAGAAATAATGGTCCTGATGTTGCTCATGATGTTATTGTGAATGATGTTCTTCCAGGTTCACTTATTTGGATTAGTGATGACAGTAATGGTAAATACAATCCTAGAACTGGTATTTGGACAATAGCTCAATTAAATTGTGGTGTAGAAATTCGTTTAAACATTGTTGCTATGGTAAATGGAACTGGTATTACACAAAATAATGTTTCAGTTACTGCTCGTGAGTTTGATTATGATTTAAGCAATAATAATGCTTCAGAGATTGTTGAAGTTAATAAAACTGCTGATGTATCAA from the uncultured Methanobrevibacter sp. genome contains:
- a CDS encoding DUF11 domain-containing protein; translated protein: NVTGNEFDHDLSNNCANASVLINPACDMEVVKTVNESNPNYRDNVAWSIVVRNNGPDVAHDIVVNDVLPKSLVWVSDNSNGKYNPKTGIWTIAQLNSGASIRLNIVAMVNETDITQNNVSVSAREFDYDLSNNNDSEIIDVSPASDLAK